The Lathyrus oleraceus cultivar Zhongwan6 chromosome 5, CAAS_Psat_ZW6_1.0, whole genome shotgun sequence genome includes the window AAATCGCAAACATTTCCATCTCTCGATTTAAGGATTGAACCAGATTTCTGAACCCAACTCTTAACTCTTAGATTATTCGTTAATAACATAAGTTTTAATACTGTTTCTAAAATTTCTAAAGATAGAAAAACATTTATGAAATACACATTTATCTTCTTCACCTCGATCTTATTCGATGGTCGAAGAAACTCTATAAAAGTGTCCAATTTTTTTTTTGGTAGAATTAAGCTATATTACATTATGAATTTGTgtgcattttttttaaataaacatttaaaaaaaagaaaaatagttTATTGCAAAAACTCCCTGTCAATTTTTTTTATATCTTGTTGAAAAAATGAATAAAGAATGTAAAATATTAATTTACCCCGCACGTGCCTAAGTTTACGACTTCATCTACAGCTTCAGCCCCATTCAGAACAAAAGCATATATCACTTCGTTTCTCACTCCCTCAAACAGAAAACGCAGAATCTTCAGAAAACAAAATTAGGGTTTCGAAATTGCGGTGATGGCGTTTTACGGTCGCGTCAAATCTGGGATCTCTCTTTGCAACAAATTAGGTCTTCTTACTTCTCAGAGATCTACTCTTCAACGCTCCCTCATTGCCCCTTCCATTTCTCAGGTGAATAATCCGTTATCAATTTCAATCTCTTATTCAGTAATTTCGATTTTCCCTTGATTTTGATTCGATTCGATAAATCAATGTTCGATAAACTTATAGATCGTTGATTTACATGTTGTTTAACCTAGTGATCAAATGTGTTAGACTTAGAGCTTGATTTTTGTGAGTAGTTGTTTGAGAAATTACCCCTTTACGGACATATCCTGTTAAATTGGTCATCCGTTTTTGTTGGGAGAATGTTTTTTCACTGATTGTTTTAATTTTGTGTCCATTTTTTGAATGGGTGTGTGAGAAACGACCCCTTTTATGCATACAACCCATGAGCACCGACACCGGAAACACGGTACCGGTAATGatttgaaaaaaatgaatatattAGAGGTAATTGCAATTACATGTGTCGATTTTGGACACTGACATGGACACATTGCTTTCACAGGTGTAGGTGCCACAGAGCATAAGACCCATTAAATTGGTCATCCGATTTTGCTGGGAAAGTTTACGTTTAAAATAAATATTGTTGCTCCATTTTTTAAGTTTGTCAGTAAGAAATGACCATTTTATGCATATATAGCCTATGAACTGGTCATctgttttttgttgttgttgcatttAGGTATGTGATTTGGAGTGTTGGAACTTGCATTCTCATTTTCTGTTGACTGTTTTGAGGTCTCTGTCATATTTCAGCTTTTCATATTGTTGGTTGcaattgttttgtttttttagAGGGCAATGATGtgttatccatttttttgttGTTGCACTTAGGCTTGTGATTGTAGTGTAAGAATTTGCATTCTCATGTTGTGTTGATTGTTTTGAGGTTTCTTATACATTGGATTCAGTTCTCTGCTTCATATTTCAGCTTTTCATATATTGTTGGTTGCAATTGTTTTTTTTTTGGGGCAATAATGTTTTATCTTTTCGTCTTATGTTTGTGCAGGCCTCCAGAAATTATGCTGACGTGCCGGGGCAAAAGGAAACCAAAATTAAGGTAATCAGATATATTGGTCTTGAATGGTTCATTTCTTTATGTGAGTAGtagaagaagaaaataaaatatataaacTCTAGATTTTAAGTTCAGTTAATTAAATAAAACTGCAAGGACTAATTTGATATCTCTTTTTTGGTTCAGTACTTGTTTACTGAATTTTTTTTCTGTTTCATAATTGTATTTTCTTTAGGTCAGGTTGAATATTtgttaatttttatttttccatcTATTTTATTGTTATTGGATTGATTTGTTTTTCCCTCAATCTTGTTGATTTTTATTATTGTTTTAGGTCCCCATTGCAATGTTTGGAGGTTCAGGAAACTATGCCTCTGCTTTGTATATTGCAGCAGTGAAAGTTAATGCAGTCGAAAAGGTTGACTCTGAGCTTCTTCAGTTCGTTGAGGGAGTAAAGGGTAGTTCCATAACCTCACAATTTATAAAGGATATATCTGTGGCTAAGGATCTTAGAGTAAAAGTCATCCAGGATATTGCCAGCCAAGCCAAGTTTTCTGATGTGACAAAGAACTTCCTTGGTAAGATAGGTTTTACTTATTAGAGTATTGTTTTAATTAAGTTACTGTTTCAATTATGTTGCTAAAGTAAGTTTGAATTGTTTTAACGTGATTTTATAATCTTGAATCAGAgaaattatttcatttttgtttcCTTCCATTGCTAAAAGAAATTCCACTTCAATGACGTTTGCATCTAATTCACTTTCTGATTCACTACAGAGATCAAATATAAGTTACAAACCGGTTCACATTGGGTTTTATTTTCTCTAGACTAAATATTTTTGTAGTTCTTGTATATTTGGTTGGGGTGCAATGCTCACAGTTCAATGATTTAAGGCTATATAATGAGATGGGGGTGCGTAGAGTGTTTACAAATATCGAATCGTCGGCTTTATTGCATTTTGAATCTCTTTGGCTTATTGCTTATTATTGTTACACAACGAATTAATCGCTCAAACATGATTGAGGAAATTTATGTTTTAGTTGGTGTCTCTCAGGAGTGCCATCAATTTATAAAAACTTCGAGTTAGTTATTAACTTATTATTTTAACTTGGATGGGATATGTGGAATTTTTATCCTTTTCTGGGCTGATTTCTAGTCACAGGTATCACATATGCCTCAATCTGAAGTGGCAAAGTTATCTGTTTTGATGTATAATCCACCGGAATGATACATGAGAGTTTCCTGCTGTCTCTAGAACATCAATCCTGAAATGGATGTGAATAAATTTTTTTCCCATAGCCTCTATCTCATAGCATTGTGCTACTGCTACCCTGAAGTTTCCATTGATTTCATTTATGTCTTTATTTGTTCATGTTATGCAAGTCCAACCTAATTAATCGAGCCAATTCTGCTTGTGAAAGACTCACATCTTTCACTGGGTTCTAGGTATTCCGTCGACGTATTGTCATTACCACCAGTTTATCTCAAATGTTTTGATTACATTTATTTTCACTTTTAATATCAAGTTATCAACTAAATTATGGATACAAAATATTGAAAATAATCATTTTCAACAAATTTGCTCATGTTTATAAATGTGTATTTGTTTTTCTTTAGGTTGTCTAGCACTTAATATAAACTATTCTTAGTTACCAGACATTAGACCCCTTGTGTGGCACATAGGGTTTGATTTTGCTTGAATTTTAAATTTGTTTTACCATCTAGTTTAGAACAACTAGATAATTCAATCCATAGGAACCATTacataaaaaagaaaagaacCCCAACAATAGTGCTAACGAAAATGGAGTCTCACATTGTAATCCTTTTGTACTTTTCTCAGTCATAGGATTCAGCTGTATGTGTATCAATGGGCTTTATATATTATTATGCTGGATTATGTATTCCTTAATCTGAAGATCATTAGTCTGTGCTATAACCCGCTGCATACAAAAATTCACATAAGTGATGATAAAGACTTCTGTTTTCCTATCTTTTTCCCCATAGAAAGTATACAAGGTCATTTAACAAAAATATAATATTAGTCAACAATATGTAATGTCATGGTATTTAGAATTTTGAATGTTTTATGCTTGTTTTGTTGTCTTGGAAGACTACTAGTTACACCCCTGTCCCTTCATATACTTAATTGCTGATTTTGAAGTTTGTTGTGTTAGAATATATGATACTCCCTCTGGTCCTATTTATAAGAAAAACTTTACTTTTTAGATACATTGGTATATTATCTTAATCATCTCATACGATTCTTATCTTATAATATCTTTGACCACTTCTTAAGATTAGTTTTCATTAATCTTTGTCATTATCATGATTTGTTTCCTTGTTTAATTGCGATTTGGAGTGTTGTATTAGTGTAGATAAGGGTTAGTTTGTAGTCTTTTCTTTATGAAATTGTAGACCTCAATATAATATCATACCATATTCATAACTCAAAGGCTTTATTCTTTCTCCTCTTTTGTGATATAAAAGCATATAACTTTATCGTAGTATCAAAGCGTACTATCCTCTGTGACTTGTTCCGTCATTATTTTGTTTATATAGTTCCTCAGAACTTTGAAACACTACTAAAATTTGAAATTCTATTTTCTTGTACCCAATTTGGCTTTCTCTTGTTCTGAACAAGATGTGTTTTGAAGTTCTCTGCTGTGGTGTCATCCACCTACCTTGTTTTCGGTGTTCATATTCTATCCCGTGTCAACTTTCTGGTGCGTTCAAAACCCTCTCCTCTGTTGTATCCTTTTTTTTCGGGCAGTTCTGAATTTCTAAGCTGCAGTTTGGCATTACTTTTTGTCTCAGTTGTGGTTTTGCACCGATTTTGTTGCAGTTGCTGTTTGATGTTGGTTTTGTCTCAGTTTGGGTTTGTCAATGTTTTTTTCTTTGCTCTGCATTATTTTTGATGTGTTCATATTCTTTCCTGTGTCAACTTTCTGACGTGTTCAAACCTTTTCCTCTGTTGTATCCTCTTTTCGGTCTGTTCTGAATTTCTAAGCTGCAGTTTGGCACCAGTTTTATCTCAGTTATGGTTTTGCACGGATTTTGTTGCAGTCGCTGTTTGATATTGGTGTTGTCTCAGTTTGGGTTTGTCAATGGTTTTCTCTTGGTTGTGGTTTGGCACCAGTTCCGTCTTAGTTGCTGTTTGTATGGCACTATTTTGCCTTTGTTGTAATTTTGCATAGTTTTGTCTCAGCTGTAGTTTGTCTTGATTGCACTTTTGTTTTTCAATATTGCAGCCTGGCGTAAGTTTTATTCTTGCTGCAGTTTGGTCTTGACTCTTGTTCTATATGTATCTGGCCCCGACAAGCTTCAATATCAAACCATACTGTTTGGTTATTTTTCTCTTTCAAAGTGTACTCGTGAAAAGCTAATAAGGTTTAGTTTAGGGAAGTGTTACGTAATTGAAAATATCATAAGTATCTACTATCTCAAAGGGTTAGATAAGTTTCTTATCATAGATTATATTGGAGTATCTCTTAAGATTAGTTTCCGTATTTCTTTATCATTATCATGATATGTTTCTCTGTTTAATTAGGATTGAGTTTTTATTAGCATAAATAAGGGTTAGTGTTTAGTATTGTGGGAAATAAATATCCAATTCCGTCCTTGAATTTGTAGCAGTGTctttattctttttcttttcctCTTATTCTAAAACCTATAACTTTAATGTGCTGATTAATTAATTTGTTGTAAAGTTCTCCTTGCTGAGAATGGCAGACTTAAAAACGTAGATACCATCGCAAAGAGGTTTGCAGAGTTGGCAATGGCATATAAGGGAGAAGTGAAAGCAACCGTGACTACTGTCATTGTAAGTGGTGCTTCTTTGAAAGCTAGTTTATTTCTAAAAGTAGTGCATGTTATTGAATATTTGTACTCTTAATTGCAGAAGTTACATCCATAATTTTTGCAAAAAGATTATTGCATTTGATAATGTGATGGGAATTAACTTTTGAGATTCATTTTAGCATTGTTATCTCATCAAACAAGAAAGTGAATAATTTCTATATTACCTAActttctatacatatatttttaACTAGGCTCTTCCCCCCGAGGAGGAGAATGCATTGAAGCAGACTGTTCAGGAAATGCTAGGTTCCGGAGCAAAGGTTAAGCTTGAACAGAAGGTATTAACGTGACATCTTTTCTTCCATGTTTTCCCTTACATGCATGCATACATGCCTAATATCGTCATAGATGCAAGATTTTTTTATACTCAAATCTGATCAAAGATTAGCTCCTCTTATTTCACTCTCATCTTGTATATTGATATATTCATGCTCCTCACTTGGGTTTTGAATTTTTAGATTGATCCAAGCATACTTGGTGGTCTAGTGCTGGAGTTCAGCCAAAAAGTCTTTGACATGTCTATAAAGACTAGGGCACAACAGATGGAAAGGATCCTCCGGGAACCGGTAAACTATTCCATTTAGAAGACAACAATTTTCTCCTGACAACAGTTCGCATCCTCATCGTTTGATGAAAGAAATGTTGCATTATTGATTAATATAAATTGTTTGAATATGGATTTGTTTGGGATGGAATATACCATCATTTTGCAAATAAGAAGCCACATTTTCTAAGTTTTTGTTATACTTAGTTGTTGTTTAATGTGTCcaaatatatttttatttgaCCTGTTGAGGTTTTAAATGACTTCTGTTTTCATTTAAATCGCGCAAATATTTGATATGATTCCTTGGATTGCGTGATGCTTTGTTGTAAGAATAGTTCATGATGGGTGCCTTATGAAACCAAATAGCTATGACTTAAATGTCTTTTGGGAAGAAAATGATTTGATAAAACCTTTGAGAATGAAATATCTTCATTTCTCATTCTATCTATTTTCACTATTTCTTAAGTTCAAGAAGTTTTGGGATTATAAATGAGTTATATTATTTGAGCTCTAAATATTGTCTATAGATTTAAAATTCACCCTTCAAATGATCCCCTCCCACGTACCTAGACTACATAGTTGAAGTTCATATAATTATATGCACTCTAAAAGATATAAgtgttgtttatttatttttatatacTGTTTTAAACATTTGTACAAGAAATAACAAACGTAAAATTGAGAAGTTAACTATCGTAGTTTCACTAATTTTTTTGACTATTTTTTACCAAACGTAAAAATCCTATCGTCTAACCAAATAGGTGCTATTTCCGTGGGGATTGTTTATTGCACCGGTAGTGGTGTTCACACATCTGTGTTAAAAATTCAAAATGCCTCTCAAATCTGGAAATGGATGCACAAAAACCTCTTAACAAATTTGAAACTTTATTTTCGAACACTGTTTTGTTTGAGTGTTTGAGAAACGAGAAATAGACGTTGAAACAACCACAGAAAATATAACATAAATTAAATAATTGTTAATGTAGGTCTAATATTACATTTTATCATTAAATGATGGTTGATGACGCTTAATTATCTTTGGTTGATCTCAAAATATTTGCATCCACCTCGGCCAAACCTTTTGTTTTGTAACAGGGAAATATATTCCATATAAAAGTTAAAGTTTAATTTGTCTTCTGCTCAAATTTGTTGAACTTTGTTGTCAAATGAATGATAATAAAGTCTTACAACTCTTTGATTATCTAAATAGCGCAATAAATTCTCTAGTGTGGATTTTAGATAGACAAAACGAGTGATCTTTGGGAACTTAAATTCAAGAGGGTCTCTCGCCGTTGAAGTAGACAAAAAGGAGATATGAATGACATTTAGACATCCTGCGTGTGATTTTTCTAACAACATGAGGATGTCCATATTTATACAAGTTTTAAATCAATATGGATCttagaaattcaatcatatcTTAGAAGATATTTTAGAGATGTATTTTCGGATTTACCCTTTACGTTTAGTAATTCAGGGTTTCTACAGAAATGCAGTTTCAAATTAACTTCTATTAGCATTTTCTTTATAGAAAATGTGGTGCGTCTGAAAGTATATTTTCAAATTCATCCCTATCTGTTCATACATAACTTGTTATGGAATATGGAAACATAACGGAAACATATCATGATGAAACAAAAAAGTTTAGAAAAAGTTAGAAAAATGGAATATTCATTAAAATGTATCAAAATGCTCGCATTTGACATCGTCAATATTAATCCAACATAACATACAGAAACGAGACACTATATAAATACGTTTTTagtaaaaaattaaaatgcaccAAAACATGTGTCACCACCTAAATCTATATCTATGGGTGGTTCTACATTTGACTTTTGCTTAGTTGATTCTCTTTCAATCTCATTCAACTTGGTGAATTCTTCCATCTTATGTAAAAGTTATCCGGCGAAGTTTCAACTTTCTCTGTGGAATGAGCTGTCCACTCCGATGATGTTTGAGGTATATGGGATCGCGATTTCaaataaacttgaacaaaatAAAGTTACTTTGAAAGCCAATCAATACAAATAATGTGTTCGGTTGGATTTTGAGGTGAGTCATTCTGAAGTGGAAAAAATGTTTTCGAGAAGCCATATCTTGCCAACTTAATACACATCTTATTATATGCACTTGCTATAAGATTATCCATTTCAGGGAACCACTGTTGGTGTAATtcctaaaggccaatacttttggtacttgtatcgaattatttattaataataaaaggtttttctttattatgtttgtttaataaagtccctagaataactagttcgtttaatgtctcaagtgtgacttaatcatgagatcccattaaacataaggacactattcttaaagtatccgtagtcgagctttgttgtgaagtgggataacattaaagcattaagactattatgaAAATAGACTGATGAACACAcctcatggatcatggataaggagttatcaagtcttaaacatatgtatgaatattaggagtaatagTTATATTTGgttgacccgctatgagaatactacatagaatattatgcaaagtgtcataagttattctcatggtgataatggtatataccacccttcgagctgaaaccactatggaccctagatgcagagtcgagtgctttattgctgatcaaacattgtccgtaactggatgaccataaagacagttgatgggtactccatgaagcatgctgagggacatgagtgatctagatggaatttgcccatcctgcgtaacaggataaatgtctaagggcccaatattgaactagacaaggatgacacagtctatgccttgtgttcaatataaacataagggcaaaaggataattatacacacaagtattatcacaaaaagggatttgtcagatcacatgacatttttgtgtattgggtagcagtgatgtgttgctagataccgctcactgtttattatgttaaatacgtgatttaatataattactaatatcgcgaaaacctacagggtcacacacaaaaggacgaattgatgagagacAAAGTAAataaggaataccgtaaggtacgatgcacttaagtgaattgtagaacatcgtaaggtacgatgcacttaagtagaatccaaaatatggtaaggtaccacgcgcttaagtgatttttggtataccataagatatgagccacatacacttaagtggggtttttagcttgcagcctacacaagtggttctaaaaatagaacccttgtgcagaagcatttcacttgatgaaatttcgtctctctctctctctcacactctctctctctctctctctctctcacacacacacacacacacacacacacacacacacacacacacacacacacacacacacacacacacacaaagccttcattcgtaacagctagcactgagactgaaggaatccgcttgtgtggactgagtagaggcgttgtcaccatttaaccctcgtgatcactccttttatctgcatcaaaggtttcaatcaccacaagaggtagcgggttctatcattgatcatgcccattcgtaaggatcactaaaggaaattttttaatttccgatgcgttttggatcgctatttTCCTTCAATGGTATCAaagccacttatgaaaccatgcatctgatagctatttattttctgtattttatatattaatacgattaaaagacaaaatgaattaaataataaacgagtaatcaaatttggcatcatgtgtgtacgatttggatgattgatgttgactatgcttagaaatccgacattagtatggtgaaggAGCGATACATTGATCTGCATAGGTTactgttgaaaagtatatcttcggcaaatatttttatatcgtatccacagagattggttgttattaccgccgttctataatccaaattgttataagtttgaatagtaacaaagttgttttgtttggaaaattatcttgtgagtaaatatcactaaaaacagtaaaatgatTTTAATAAAATGTAAAAGattggcaagattggagttcactattctaaatgcttatgattccttatgataactatatagatttaagattattgatgatgttcaagtatcctctcaaagtcatttatgtctaaatgatattgtgataatcactatattgatccttagacgatctctccacctaactatcaatatagcaatctttaatgtttgataccaaagaagagtaatgaataaatctatctctacaacttattcactacttgaaaatctgttttatgtcaagactcaaataatctctttcaacaactactcaaatctggttttcaacttaggacaaaaacaatattcaatacatcaaaaatctttatcatatataaaaatcaaatggaatacataaacaaatgagaatagctattacctccaatcttgacaaaagggagtttagctcctcatcatcattgttacaaagcagaatgttaaTGGAAGAAAAACTCTATTTTTCTCTCTTGCAAAATATCTCAATGTATCAATGTGTGAATGTTAATGAATAATGGAATACATCTCAATCTCTATTCTGAATTTCtaaaaagggttgacatttcctcATTTGATCATTTCCCATCTAAGGCAGAAAAGCTCtcccaaggcagacaccaaaatggcaaaactaGTTGGCCTTGACAACAACACTTTTGAccaaaatcagcttgctggattcgcagccttcgcggcgcgaactgaagctacctcagcttccttgctttgcaagcttcatcaTAAGAGCCTTCCAACCTAAGCTTCCAGAATTGGGCCTCCAAATTGTATTCAACACCTCTTCCAAATTATGATGTTGCATTCCAAAAGTTCTCAGTTCgaaaattctacaaaactaacaaatatgtgaaataactattcaaaacaaaataaattaaacctagttgcatttatacaaaatagtgagaataaaagtgtgtaattacatcaaaacttggtaaaagggaccaataaaatgatataaaaagtagtactaattggtccctaacagttacacaaatgagatccatcaatttatatatatgatataagtaattctgatgcaaaatatggtatatatgatatactgtttctattttattcattcaaacacttaatgattgttaTTCCTTTGAACGATCAgtggtcatttgcttcggaatccgacattagtatggtgaagcaatgtcgtgttgatcaatcatactgaattatcaaTCAAGGTGTatttgacggtatgaaattgctgcattagggttcatgatggtacaagggttgtgctgtcaaagagttatgcgattagggttgtgactgcacaagagttgtgctttaaagtatcaagtgttgatgcgaaaaacgatGTTGGTTTCAAATaaattgttcattaaaattttgcgaACTCTGTTTAGTGTGATCAAccgccgaaatttaatttggtttatttaattaacaaaatttaaattaataataataatgtgtttattattattgtcttgtggtgatcagttatgaccttagttttcctttattttgtttttgggattttaaaatacggccagcgtgtcatgcctctctttaaatctcttaatgtaacttcttttctcatctcactccctcgtatgtaaaacgagtttcttttatgtaatgtaatgttatgaagaaagagaagaatacaatatcaaaggaggacaaccttgaagatcttgcttggagaatcttagattgttattaggttagcttaggttctctcattggcttgggagaacaattgtgctaggggccataactgtttcattatgtatgtatgttgatgcatgtgagagacgatttatatgataaataatcCGCTGAGATCAAAATAACTTtaaattccctcaaattaaatattaagtttatgcttttcaagttttagcactcatcaagactagtatcgaataatgtaggtttcgcctacgtgaggtgcatgttctatattagtaaggtgcgatgggatgattgtaatatccaattgccAAAATAATGGGTCTAActtgtaagtttaaggagtgccttagagggggggggggggggggggaatgaGGCATTTAGAGTATTTTCCGGATTTTTGACggtttatgacttttactttGTGAGttgctta containing:
- the LOC127085573 gene encoding ATP synthase subunit O, mitochondrial; translation: MAFYGRVKSGISLCNKLGLLTSQRSTLQRSLIAPSISQASRNYADVPGQKETKIKVPIAMFGGSGNYASALYIAAVKVNAVEKVDSELLQFVEGVKGSSITSQFIKDISVAKDLRVKVIQDIASQAKFSDVTKNFLVLLAENGRLKNVDTIAKRFAELAMAYKGEVKATVTTVIALPPEEENALKQTVQEMLGSGAKVKLEQKIDPSILGGLVLEFSQKVFDMSIKTRAQQMERILREPVNYSI